The following proteins come from a genomic window of Aquimarina sp. MAR_2010_214:
- a CDS encoding DUF368 domain-containing protein has protein sequence MQRNLKDYLIISAKGLAMGAADVVPGVSGGTIAFISGIYEELIETINGLDLNFFSVWKKEGFKTSWKKYNLSFLTALFLGIITSILSLAKLIKWLLHNEPLLLWGFFFGLVLASIVYIGKQITTWKPKVIISIVLAAVLSYFITIAEPLASPDSNWYLMFCGFIAIIAMILPGVSGAFILLILGVYQTAIDILNQLREGVAQMDFDMMWQAIYKIIIMAIGAVIGLKLFSKALNWMFKHHKNTTLAILTGFMIGSLNKLWPWKKVESWRTNSEGIKIPFIEKSILPSQFEGDIKMMWVLLFIGIGFLLILILERLSAKKPS, from the coding sequence ATGCAAAGAAATCTTAAGGATTACCTCATCATCTCTGCAAAAGGATTAGCAATGGGAGCAGCAGATGTAGTTCCTGGAGTTTCTGGAGGAACTATTGCATTTATATCTGGCATATATGAAGAATTAATTGAAACTATTAATGGCTTAGATCTTAATTTTTTCTCAGTTTGGAAAAAAGAAGGATTTAAAACTTCCTGGAAAAAATACAATCTTTCTTTTTTAACAGCCCTTTTTTTAGGTATTATAACCAGTATTCTTTCTCTTGCAAAACTCATAAAGTGGTTGCTTCATAATGAACCGTTATTACTTTGGGGGTTTTTCTTCGGATTAGTTCTTGCCAGTATCGTTTATATTGGAAAACAAATCACTACCTGGAAACCTAAAGTAATTATTAGTATTGTTCTGGCAGCTGTACTTTCCTATTTTATAACTATAGCAGAACCTCTGGCTTCACCAGATAGTAACTGGTACCTCATGTTTTGTGGATTTATCGCAATCATTGCCATGATACTACCAGGAGTATCGGGAGCTTTTATACTACTTATCTTAGGAGTATATCAAACAGCCATTGATATCCTAAACCAATTACGTGAAGGAGTTGCGCAAATGGATTTTGATATGATGTGGCAGGCTATTTATAAAATAATAATTATGGCTATTGGTGCCGTTATAGGCTTAAAATTATTTTCTAAAGCACTTAACTGGATGTTTAAACATCATAAAAATACAACTCTAGCCATACTTACAGGATTCATGATAGGCTCTCTTAATAAGTTATGGCCCTGGAAAAAAGTAGAATCCTGGAGAACAAATTCTGAAGGAATTAAAATCCCTTTTATAGAAAAGAGTATTTTGCCAAGTCAATTTGAAGGTGATATCAAAATGATGTGGGTGTTACTTTTTATAGGTATAGGTTTTCTATTAATCCTTATCTTAGAACGCCTTTCTGCAAAAAAACCAAGCTAG
- a CDS encoding aspartate aminotransferase family protein, which yields MKQDFFKYQAQTTPHPLAIEVSHAEGSYIYDTNDKKYLDFVAGVSACSLGHKHPRIIRAVKDQLDKYLHVMVYGEYIQQPAVELTKLLASHLPNPLEKTYLTNSGTEAIEGSLKLARRVTGRSQIIAAKLAYHGNTMGSMSVMGYEERKQAFRPLIPDTAFITFNDEKDVKQITSKTAAVILETIQGGAGFIEPKNEYLKKIKKQCEEVGALLILDEIQPGFGRTGKLFGFQNYDIVPDILVMGKGMGGGLPIGAFTASTTMMDQLQDNPKLGHITTFGGNPVIAAAALATLQEINESDVMAATLEKEKLFRSLLIHPLIKEIRGVGLMLAFITPSAEITNQVILKCQHHGLILFWLLFEPLAVRITPPLTISEKEIREGCQIILNVLNQIQDTKI from the coding sequence TTGAAACAAGATTTTTTTAAATATCAAGCCCAAACAACTCCGCATCCTTTAGCAATAGAAGTCTCACATGCAGAAGGTAGTTATATTTACGATACCAATGACAAAAAGTATCTGGATTTTGTTGCTGGAGTATCAGCATGTAGCTTAGGCCATAAGCATCCCAGAATTATACGTGCAGTAAAGGATCAGCTAGACAAATATTTGCATGTCATGGTGTATGGAGAATACATACAACAACCTGCTGTAGAACTCACTAAACTATTGGCTTCTCACCTACCCAATCCTTTAGAAAAAACTTACTTAACGAACTCAGGAACCGAAGCTATTGAAGGATCTTTAAAATTAGCCCGAAGAGTTACTGGTCGGAGTCAGATTATTGCTGCAAAACTAGCATATCACGGTAATACTATGGGATCTATGAGTGTCATGGGATACGAAGAGCGAAAACAGGCATTTAGACCATTAATTCCCGATACCGCCTTTATTACATTTAATGATGAAAAAGATGTAAAACAGATTACGAGCAAAACTGCAGCGGTTATCTTAGAAACTATACAAGGAGGAGCCGGATTTATTGAACCTAAAAATGAATATTTAAAAAAGATAAAAAAGCAGTGTGAAGAAGTTGGAGCACTATTAATTTTAGACGAAATACAACCTGGGTTTGGGAGAACTGGTAAATTATTCGGTTTTCAAAATTATGATATCGTTCCTGATATCCTTGTAATGGGTAAAGGAATGGGTGGTGGACTTCCTATCGGAGCCTTTACTGCTTCGACAACAATGATGGATCAATTGCAAGATAATCCTAAATTAGGTCATATTACAACGTTTGGAGGAAACCCTGTCATTGCAGCTGCCGCTTTGGCAACATTACAGGAAATTAATGAAAGTGACGTAATGGCAGCTACTCTGGAAAAAGAAAAACTATTCAGATCACTATTAATTCACCCATTAATTAAAGAAATCAGAGGAGTAGGGCTTATGCTAGCTTTTATAACTCCATCTGCAGAAATAACAAATCAAGTTATATTGAAGTGCCAACACCATGGATTAATCTTATTCTGGTTGCTTTTTGAGCCCCTTGCAGTGCGCATTACACCACCGCTTACTATATCTGAAAAAGAAATCAGAGAAGGATGTCAAATCATTCTTAACGTTTTAAATCAAATACAAGACACCAAAATTTAA
- a CDS encoding tetratricopeptide repeat protein, with translation MVLKKNLGALLFLFFWGAVFSQEKQLEKANEAFRNYAYIEAREMFLKAIEKGGNSIELYERLGDSYYFNGELEKAAQWYRVLSSLYPEKVKSEYRIRYAQCLKSAEGDEKEDDVTSQLYASHSDDQKEEEVYNLINDVSFKKEKSKKYIVDVLNINSKYSDYAPSFNNGELVFASSRNTRNFSAVVHEWNNQPFLDLYTTTKGTVKKQSVKKLKGDINSKFHESSATFSKDRKTVYFTRNNYSKRKSKTNTEGVVLLKIYRARYEKGKWGNVEELPFNSDEYSIAHPALSYDEKFLYFASDMPGTQGKSDLYVVAINEDKSFGIPKNLGSQINTSGRETFPYISDKGKLFFASDGHQGIGGLDIFMAMENKEGLVEVYNLGEPINSPKDDFTFIINEENKTGYFASNRSGGKGDDDIYGFRQLISFPEQYHSKPRIMKKLERIIELKPSKEGTTSL, from the coding sequence ATGGTTTTGAAAAAAAACTTAGGGGCTCTATTGTTTTTGTTTTTTTGGGGTGCTGTATTTTCTCAAGAAAAACAATTAGAAAAAGCAAACGAAGCTTTTAGAAATTATGCCTATATCGAGGCAAGAGAAATGTTTTTAAAAGCAATAGAAAAAGGAGGTAATTCAATAGAGTTATATGAAAGATTAGGGGATTCATATTACTTTAATGGTGAATTAGAAAAGGCAGCACAATGGTATCGAGTATTATCTTCTTTGTATCCAGAAAAGGTGAAATCAGAATATCGAATTAGATATGCACAGTGTCTTAAGAGTGCAGAGGGAGATGAAAAAGAAGATGATGTAACATCTCAGTTATATGCTAGTCATAGTGACGATCAGAAAGAAGAGGAGGTGTATAACCTAATAAATGATGTATCCTTTAAGAAAGAAAAATCAAAAAAATATATAGTTGATGTTTTAAATATTAATTCGAAATATTCGGATTATGCTCCTAGCTTTAATAATGGGGAATTAGTATTTGCTTCTTCAAGAAATACACGTAATTTTTCTGCAGTAGTGCATGAATGGAACAATCAGCCATTTCTGGACCTATACACAACTACAAAAGGAACAGTTAAAAAGCAGAGTGTTAAAAAATTAAAAGGAGATATTAATTCAAAGTTCCATGAATCTTCAGCGACGTTTAGTAAAGATAGAAAAACAGTATACTTTACCAGAAATAATTACTCTAAAAGAAAATCTAAAACAAATACAGAGGGTGTTGTTTTGTTAAAAATTTATAGAGCACGTTATGAGAAAGGAAAATGGGGAAATGTAGAAGAGTTGCCATTTAATAGTGATGAGTATTCGATAGCACACCCCGCATTATCTTATGATGAGAAATTTTTATATTTCGCAAGTGATATGCCGGGAACTCAAGGGAAATCAGATTTGTATGTAGTAGCAATAAATGAAGATAAAAGTTTTGGAATCCCTAAGAATCTAGGGAGTCAAATTAATACTTCGGGTAGAGAAACCTTTCCATATATTAGTGATAAGGGGAAATTGTTTTTTGCAAGTGATGGACATCAGGGAATAGGAGGGTTGGATATTTTTATGGCTATGGAAAATAAAGAAGGATTAGTTGAAGTTTACAATCTTGGAGAACCTATTAATAGCCCTAAAGATGATTTTACCTTTATTATTAATGAAGAGAATAAAACAGGTTATTTTGCAAGTAATCGCAGTGGAGGTAAAGGCGACGATGATATTTATGGTTTTAGACAGTTAATTTCATTTCCTGAACAGTATCATAGTAAACCAAGAATCATGAAAAAATTAGAACGAATCATAGAGTTAAAGCCTAGCAAAGAAGGAACTACTTCATTATAA
- a CDS encoding adenylosuccinate synthase has translation MAVNLLLGLQWGDEGKGKIVDVLTKDYNIIARFQGGPNAGHTLEFDGIKHVLHTIPSGIFHDKAINLVGNGVVIDPVIFKKELDNLDKFNLDYKSKLLISRKAHLILPTHRILDAASEASKGKAKIGSTLKGIGPTYMDKTGRNGIRIGDLELSDWKERYRALANKHEAMIDFYDSKIEYDLVELENEFFEAVKVLKTLTFIDSEEYLHQAQKEGKTILAEGAQGSLLDIDFGTYPFVTSSNTTAAGACTGLGIAPNKIKDVFGIFKAYTTRVGSGPFPTELFDEDGETMAQVGHEFGATTGRPRRCGWLDLVALKYAVHVNGVTKLMMMKGDVLSGFNTLKICTAYKYQGKTITHLPYNIEPENVTPIYTKMKGWSEDLTGMNDPSQLPKELNEYISFLEKELETPITIVSVGPDRTQTIHR, from the coding sequence ATGGCGGTAAACTTATTACTTGGTCTTCAATGGGGAGACGAAGGGAAAGGAAAAATTGTAGACGTTCTTACAAAAGATTATAATATTATTGCACGATTTCAAGGTGGTCCTAATGCTGGTCACACTTTAGAATTTGATGGAATCAAACATGTGTTGCATACTATTCCTAGTGGCATTTTTCATGATAAAGCGATTAATTTAGTTGGAAATGGTGTTGTAATAGACCCTGTGATTTTCAAAAAAGAATTGGATAACCTTGATAAATTTAATTTGGATTACAAATCCAAATTGTTGATTTCTAGAAAAGCACATCTAATTCTTCCTACTCATAGGATTCTGGATGCTGCTTCTGAAGCTTCTAAAGGAAAAGCAAAAATAGGTTCTACCTTAAAAGGGATTGGTCCTACGTATATGGACAAAACTGGCAGAAATGGTATTAGAATTGGAGATTTAGAATTAAGTGACTGGAAGGAACGCTATCGCGCTTTAGCCAATAAGCACGAGGCTATGATTGACTTTTATGATTCTAAAATAGAATACGATCTAGTAGAATTAGAGAATGAATTCTTTGAAGCTGTTAAAGTTTTAAAAACACTTACTTTTATTGATAGTGAAGAATATTTACATCAAGCTCAAAAAGAAGGAAAAACAATTCTGGCCGAAGGAGCACAAGGATCTTTATTAGATATAGATTTCGGAACATACCCATTTGTAACTTCGTCAAATACTACTGCAGCAGGAGCATGTACTGGTTTAGGTATTGCACCAAATAAGATTAAAGATGTTTTTGGGATATTTAAAGCATACACTACGCGAGTTGGTAGTGGGCCGTTCCCTACCGAATTATTTGATGAAGATGGAGAAACAATGGCACAAGTTGGTCATGAATTTGGGGCTACAACTGGTAGACCAAGAAGATGTGGATGGTTAGATCTTGTAGCTTTAAAATATGCAGTACATGTAAATGGTGTTACAAAATTAATGATGATGAAAGGCGATGTACTAAGTGGATTTAACACCTTAAAAATATGTACAGCTTATAAATACCAAGGTAAAACAATTACTCATTTACCTTATAATATAGAGCCCGAAAATGTAACACCTATATATACCAAAATGAAAGGTTGGTCAGAAGATCTTACCGGTATGAATGACCCTTCTCAGCTTCCAAAAGAGTTAAACGAATATATTTCATTTTTAGAGAAAGAGTTAGAAACACCAATTACGATTGTTTCTGTAGGACCAGATAGAACGCAAACCATACATAGGTAA
- a CDS encoding DUF368 domain-containing protein, translated as MQQSTRTFTDRLFLVIKGLAMGAANKVPGVSGGVVAFVAGFYEEFIYSLQKINFKAFKLFINFRFKSFWRYINGRFLGLLILGMLISYFSVSKILDYLIIHFELYVWAAFFGMIIGSIYYIVKDFNDWSKRNICLIIIGIIVGVSISLLAPAKENDNLWFVFICGIIGVSGMTLPGLSGSFILILLGNYVLLLVDSVNALYDTIADLIRWDFDFMGNPQRIRLLQVLTVFSLGSLTGLVTLSHFLGYVLKRYKNATFAAIIGFITGSLGVVWPWKNKIYKIDTLGNTQIDALGNPILDNYDRYFPDFTTIETYIGIFYILIGIGMVLWLEWYGQKTLKTSK; from the coding sequence ATGCAACAAAGTACCCGAACCTTTACTGATAGACTTTTCCTTGTTATTAAAGGTCTTGCAATGGGTGCTGCTAATAAAGTTCCTGGTGTTTCTGGAGGTGTAGTTGCATTTGTTGCCGGGTTTTATGAAGAATTTATCTATTCTCTTCAAAAAATAAATTTTAAAGCATTTAAACTTTTTATCAATTTTAGATTTAAAAGCTTTTGGAGATATATAAATGGGCGGTTTCTTGGCCTTTTAATCTTAGGAATGCTAATTAGCTATTTTAGTGTTTCTAAAATTTTGGATTACCTCATTATTCACTTTGAATTATACGTGTGGGCAGCATTTTTCGGAATGATCATAGGCTCAATTTATTACATAGTAAAAGATTTTAATGACTGGAGCAAAAGAAATATCTGTCTTATCATTATTGGTATTATAGTTGGCGTCAGTATTAGTTTATTGGCTCCTGCAAAAGAAAATGACAATCTCTGGTTTGTATTTATATGTGGTATTATAGGGGTGTCGGGTATGACATTACCCGGATTATCAGGTTCTTTTATTCTTATCTTATTGGGCAATTATGTTCTTTTACTAGTAGACTCGGTAAACGCGCTATACGATACAATAGCTGACCTAATACGTTGGGACTTCGATTTTATGGGAAACCCTCAAAGAATTCGATTATTACAAGTACTTACAGTATTTAGCCTTGGGTCATTAACCGGCTTAGTCACCTTATCTCATTTTTTAGGATATGTATTAAAACGCTATAAAAATGCAACTTTTGCAGCTATTATTGGTTTCATAACAGGCTCTCTTGGTGTTGTTTGGCCCTGGAAAAATAAAATTTACAAAATTGACACTTTAGGAAATACACAAATTGATGCATTGGGTAACCCTATACTAGATAATTATGATCGTTATTTTCCTGATTTTACAACTATCGAAACCTATATTGGGATTTTTTATATCCTCATTGGCATTGGCATGGTTTTATGGTTAGAATGGTATGGCCAAAAAACACTAAAAACTTCAAAATGA
- a CDS encoding OstA-like protein gives MKNKFFYILLSFIFSVASFAQEGKQIKVQSDRTIKDQNRFPGATILAKVDKQVYMQHEGIEIWCDQAIHYGEDKFVKALGNVKMKQGDTITMTSKYAEYNGNTQFAYASDNVFMETPSNTLRTDTLFFDRLKQQAYYRSGGTVRDSSNTLTSQIGRYFMDRKQYSFNTTVKIVNPENTIDSDRLDYYAENGHTYLYGPSTVKDKESTLYCERGFYDTKVKTGYAIKNAKIDYDKRTVFGDSIFYNSANQFASATNNIKVLDTANNSVITGHYAEVFKEKDSVFITKRALAATLQEKDSIFIHSDTLMITGKPERRIMNGFYDVRIYKSNMSGKSDSINVNQTTGYTKMIGRPIIWSQRNQMTGDTIKIISNTKTEKLDSLIVYQNAFLVQEDTLKAGYNQVKGQILYGLFKDNELYQVDIDKNTETIFYQRESEGELKLIGINKVLSSSIKLLLNNREIEDVYYYQNIDGTLYREIDLPENARELSGFNWRGDERINSKADLFRGESPPELIKITGIPLPKDEADFFDEETVKRLEDNKSEGSRLLEQKLKDAELKETNEELDSIPSKKKTKEELNIEKKKNQKEG, from the coding sequence TTGAAAAACAAATTCTTCTATATATTACTTTCTTTCATATTTTCGGTAGCATCATTTGCACAGGAAGGAAAACAAATTAAAGTTCAATCTGATCGTACCATAAAAGATCAAAATCGGTTTCCCGGAGCAACTATTCTGGCTAAAGTAGACAAACAGGTATACATGCAACATGAAGGAATTGAGATATGGTGTGACCAGGCTATTCATTATGGTGAAGACAAATTTGTAAAGGCCTTAGGAAATGTAAAAATGAAGCAAGGAGATACTATTACTATGACCAGTAAATATGCTGAGTATAATGGTAATACTCAATTTGCATATGCAAGTGATAATGTATTTATGGAAACTCCTTCAAATACATTACGCACAGATACTCTATTCTTTGACCGACTTAAGCAACAAGCTTATTATCGTAGTGGTGGAACGGTTCGGGATTCTTCAAATACATTAACCAGTCAAATTGGCCGGTATTTTATGGATCGTAAACAATATTCATTTAATACGACAGTAAAAATTGTAAATCCAGAAAATACAATAGATTCGGATCGATTAGATTACTATGCAGAAAATGGTCATACATATCTGTATGGCCCTTCAACAGTAAAAGACAAAGAAAGTACCTTATATTGTGAACGAGGGTTCTATGATACTAAAGTTAAGACCGGATATGCTATCAAAAATGCCAAAATCGATTATGATAAACGTACTGTTTTTGGAGATAGTATTTTTTATAATAGTGCTAATCAATTTGCTTCGGCGACTAATAATATTAAAGTACTTGATACGGCTAATAATTCTGTAATTACTGGCCATTATGCCGAAGTTTTTAAAGAAAAAGATTCTGTATTTATTACCAAAAGAGCACTAGCCGCCACTTTACAAGAAAAAGATTCTATTTTTATTCATAGTGACACCTTGATGATTACCGGAAAACCTGAACGAAGAATAATGAATGGTTTTTATGATGTAAGAATCTATAAGAGTAATATGAGTGGTAAAAGTGATTCTATCAATGTTAATCAAACTACAGGTTATACTAAAATGATTGGCCGACCTATTATTTGGTCACAAAGAAATCAAATGACTGGTGATACTATAAAAATTATTTCGAATACAAAAACCGAGAAATTAGACTCACTTATCGTATATCAAAATGCGTTTTTGGTTCAAGAAGACACTCTTAAAGCAGGATATAACCAGGTAAAAGGCCAAATACTTTATGGCTTATTTAAAGATAATGAACTCTATCAGGTAGATATCGATAAAAATACAGAAACTATATTTTACCAAAGAGAAAGTGAAGGAGAGTTAAAACTTATTGGCATTAATAAAGTACTCTCTAGTTCTATTAAATTATTACTAAATAATCGCGAGATAGAAGATGTCTATTATTATCAGAATATTGACGGTACATTATATCGTGAAATTGATCTGCCAGAAAACGCTCGTGAACTCTCTGGTTTTAATTGGCGTGGTGATGAACGTATTAATAGTAAGGCTGACCTATTTAGAGGAGAATCTCCTCCAGAACTTATTAAAATAACAGGAATCCCATTACCAAAAGATGAAGCAGATTTCTTTGATGAAGAAACCGTGAAACGTTTGGAGGATAATAAATCTGAAGGGTCGCGACTATTAGAGCAAAAACTCAAAGATGCTGAACTTAAAGAAACCAACGAAGAACTAGATTCTATTCCTTCTAAAAAGAAAACAAAAGAAGAGCTTAATATTGAAAAGAAAAAAAATCAAAAAGAAGGGTAA
- a CDS encoding shikimate dehydrogenase: protein MKKVYGLLGRNISYSFSKSYFSEKFEKENLDCEYNNFDLTQIKEFIEVAKDPRVQGLNVTIPYKEEIIHYLDDLDPIAKEIGAINVIKFDKSQKLKGYNSDYYGFTESLKPLLNKTIKKALILGTGGASKAIAYALSHLNIDYTFVSRNPDFNELSYSDLDEDIIQAYKLIINCTPLGTHPNIHNYPDIPYEYITKNHVLYDLIYNPDETTFMSKGKEKGATVSNGLQMLIRQAEKAWEIWNM, encoded by the coding sequence ATGAAAAAAGTATACGGTTTATTAGGTAGAAACATCAGTTATTCTTTTTCTAAGAGTTATTTTTCAGAAAAATTTGAAAAGGAAAATCTAGATTGTGAATATAACAACTTTGACCTTACTCAAATCAAAGAGTTCATCGAAGTTGCTAAAGACCCTCGAGTACAAGGTTTAAATGTAACCATACCTTATAAAGAGGAAATAATTCATTATTTGGATGATCTGGATCCAATTGCCAAAGAAATTGGAGCCATAAATGTTATCAAATTTGATAAAAGTCAGAAATTAAAAGGATATAATAGTGATTATTATGGTTTTACAGAATCTCTAAAACCCTTACTTAACAAAACGATAAAAAAAGCATTAATTCTTGGTACAGGAGGTGCTTCAAAAGCCATTGCTTATGCATTAAGCCATCTAAATATCGACTATACATTTGTATCTCGTAATCCAGATTTTAATGAACTAAGTTATAGTGATCTCGACGAAGACATTATACAAGCATATAAATTAATAATCAACTGCACTCCACTGGGAACGCATCCTAACATTCATAATTATCCCGACATTCCCTACGAATACATTACCAAAAACCATGTTCTATATGATTTGATTTATAATCCAGATGAAACTACTTTTATGAGCAAAGGAAAAGAAAAAGGAGCTACTGTTTCTAATGGATTACAAATGCTAATACGACAAGCAGAAAAAGCCTGGGAGATCTGGAATATGTGA
- a CDS encoding tetratricopeptide repeat protein: MRFNHEEEENNFSITRYESMLRSNDVKFFDSDEFESIIHHYLENGKIAKAKKAISLGLSQHPSSVNLKLLEVEVLVFENRLDKADNLLAQLYAIEPENEEIYIQKANILSKQNNHTRAIELLMMALSYTNDAADVYSLIGMEYLFMDDFENAKINFMKCLEADDQDYSALYNVIYCFDFLEQHEEAIEYLNMFLNKNPYCEVAWHQVGKQYFDLEEYEKALAAYDFAIISDEHFIGAYLEKGKVLEKLKRHNEAIENYRITLELDDPTSFALLRIGKCYEKLGVDDLAIQHYSKTVHEDPLLDKGWIAITDFYMRKRDYQKALYYTNKAINIDSENVLYWKRYAKINNRLAFFEEAERGYRKAIELGNYELETWLNRSDILRFIGESNAAVQNLHQAIEFYPDNAEIQYRLAGLHYELQDYQKGEYHIRKALDLDYEYHIVLEELFEKIFNLSLVKNIISEYK; this comes from the coding sequence ATGAGATTTAACCACGAAGAAGAAGAAAATAATTTCTCGATTACTCGATACGAGTCTATGTTGAGATCTAATGATGTTAAGTTTTTTGATTCAGATGAATTTGAATCCATCATTCATCACTATCTGGAAAACGGAAAAATTGCTAAGGCAAAAAAGGCAATTTCTTTAGGCCTTTCTCAACATCCGTCGTCTGTTAACCTTAAGTTATTAGAAGTTGAAGTTCTTGTCTTCGAAAATCGCTTAGACAAAGCAGACAATCTTTTGGCTCAACTATATGCTATAGAGCCTGAAAATGAGGAAATCTACATCCAAAAAGCTAATATTCTTTCTAAACAAAACAATCACACAAGAGCTATAGAGTTATTAATGATGGCTCTTAGTTATACAAATGATGCAGCTGATGTGTACTCTCTTATAGGAATGGAGTATCTTTTTATGGATGATTTTGAAAATGCTAAAATCAATTTCATGAAATGTCTCGAAGCAGATGATCAAGATTATTCTGCTTTATATAATGTAATATATTGTTTTGATTTCCTTGAGCAACATGAAGAAGCCATCGAATATCTAAACATGTTTCTAAACAAAAATCCTTACTGTGAAGTTGCATGGCATCAGGTTGGTAAACAATATTTTGATTTAGAAGAATATGAAAAAGCACTTGCCGCTTATGATTTTGCAATTATAAGTGATGAACATTTTATTGGTGCTTATTTAGAAAAAGGAAAAGTATTAGAAAAACTGAAAAGGCATAATGAAGCTATAGAAAACTATAGAATAACATTAGAGCTAGATGACCCTACTTCTTTTGCATTGCTAAGAATAGGAAAATGTTATGAAAAACTAGGCGTAGATGACCTAGCCATTCAACACTATTCTAAGACCGTACATGAAGATCCATTATTAGATAAAGGATGGATAGCCATTACGGATTTCTACATGCGTAAACGCGATTATCAAAAAGCATTATACTATACAAACAAGGCTATAAACATCGATAGTGAGAATGTTTTATACTGGAAACGTTATGCTAAAATAAACAATAGACTTGCATTTTTTGAAGAAGCAGAACGAGGATATAGAAAAGCTATTGAATTAGGAAATTATGAACTAGAAACCTGGCTAAATCGTTCAGATATTCTTAGGTTTATAGGAGAATCAAATGCTGCAGTTCAAAACTTACATCAGGCTATCGAGTTTTATCCAGATAATGCAGAAATTCAATACAGACTTGCAGGTTTACACTATGAACTACAAGACTATCAAAAAGGTGAATATCATATAAGAAAAGCACTGGATCTCGATTATGAATATCATATTGTTTTGGAAGAGCTTTTTGAAAAGATTTTTAATCTTTCTCTTGTTAAAAACATTATTTCTGAATATAAATAA